The proteins below are encoded in one region of Parvicella tangerina:
- a CDS encoding two-component regulator propeller domain-containing protein, protein MRLLLGLIFLIGSIVSHAQIYNFQYISQSKGLSNTFVNDIIQDNRGFLFISTGEGIGLYNGEKVEMYTKADHLVDNYITKSYKDKNGNIWFGHIQGGSSIFYDGSFGKVHVGAGIDSQINDIEEDEEGRIWFVAQNYGLYFYTEDIDKDFFPDLSKDRQYYCLKIKKDNHFLIGTDQGVEVFIFYNETDGNTLSKTQQIGNIPETQIVDIIDFNNHTLAFSNTGRIFEIFYENGYYDAKEISFVNNNETLLVTEASTDKDNIWISTFQSGLFKCSFDNNSLFIKEKFNQNSGLKTNAVKTSFVDREGVLWIGTFGEGLVSKEDDIFTYYFKTPSGTKNKPAYQVLVNDVDIYFASKGTITHYDKQHSSVINSFDIHHGLPNDQITSMIFDKDSTLFVGTALNGVLMKKKESNVFEAINLSTDNLAQTVTDLELVGDDLYVGTLNGAYKYNLNTKGIRIYNITTGLPHNAIGAFYLSSSGELYIGTNSAYISKIVDDEITNLPIYDGQQVVEVNDIHEDDEGNIWFCSNGNGFFKLNEEGGCDNITTLDGLISNYCNAIRVLSNGRIWVSHNEGLSKWNNNEKTCTTYDEYFGLNDRFLRASANLFKNELWLGTENGLVLYDEDKDSLNTVPPITSLKYININDSVYDIQEEIHLPYGSYKFGFGLAGLTLKGSKKVTFQFMLEGYDDKWSNKTDKNSIYYTGMYDGEYIFKVKSFNADGTEGNVVTIKIVVDKPYWKEWWFYISCFTVLALAVFGVIKYRERSFIRYQEKLKHDLALRTREVVEQKNKIEEINKDLTDSINYAQRIQSAILPTDQYLNELFPKSFVFFRPRDIVSGDFYWCSEIDGKKILICADCTGHGVPGGFMSMISHILLRESLNPESLDNPAMILRQINDSIVKVLKQTDDLDSNRDGMDVAIIVLDEEKNIVKFAGAMRPLYVYRNGNRNIVKGDRYSIGGILGTKSFETKEIEIRKGDKLYIFSDGYADQFGGPSNHKMKMKVFQELLDQICQQDMKEQSNSIKDFFYEWKGERQQMDDVLVMGIEI, encoded by the coding sequence ATGAGGTTATTACTAGGTCTTATATTCCTAATTGGCAGCATTGTCTCGCATGCACAGATATATAACTTCCAATATATTTCTCAATCTAAGGGGCTATCTAACACTTTCGTGAATGACATCATTCAAGATAATCGCGGTTTCTTATTTATCAGCACTGGAGAAGGTATCGGATTGTACAATGGCGAAAAAGTTGAGATGTACACTAAAGCTGATCATTTAGTAGATAACTACATTACGAAAAGCTACAAAGATAAAAATGGGAACATCTGGTTCGGTCATATTCAGGGTGGTAGCAGCATATTTTATGACGGTAGCTTTGGAAAGGTGCATGTGGGTGCAGGTATTGACTCACAAATCAACGACATCGAGGAGGATGAAGAAGGCAGAATTTGGTTCGTAGCTCAAAACTATGGTCTTTACTTCTACACAGAAGATATTGATAAAGATTTTTTCCCAGACCTCTCGAAAGATCGTCAATATTATTGTCTCAAAATAAAAAAAGACAACCACTTTTTAATCGGCACCGATCAAGGAGTTGAAGTTTTTATTTTCTACAATGAAACAGATGGGAATACATTGAGCAAGACCCAACAAATTGGAAACATCCCAGAAACGCAAATTGTTGATATCATTGACTTTAACAACCACACCTTAGCATTCAGTAACACAGGTCGCATCTTTGAAATCTTTTATGAAAATGGTTACTATGACGCTAAGGAAATCTCTTTCGTGAACAACAACGAAACGCTCTTAGTTACGGAGGCTTCAACCGATAAAGACAATATTTGGATCAGCACGTTTCAGAGCGGATTATTCAAATGTTCCTTTGACAACAATAGTCTTTTTATCAAGGAAAAATTCAATCAGAATAGTGGTTTAAAAACAAATGCTGTGAAGACCAGTTTTGTGGATCGGGAGGGAGTACTTTGGATCGGTACTTTTGGCGAAGGCTTGGTATCCAAAGAAGATGACATCTTCACCTACTATTTCAAAACACCTTCTGGAACAAAAAACAAACCAGCGTATCAGGTATTGGTGAATGATGTGGATATTTATTTCGCTTCTAAAGGAACCATTACTCATTATGACAAGCAACATTCAAGTGTCATTAACTCATTTGACATCCACCACGGGCTTCCAAATGATCAAATTACATCCATGATCTTTGATAAAGACTCAACGTTGTTTGTCGGAACTGCGCTGAATGGGGTTCTTATGAAAAAGAAAGAATCAAATGTGTTTGAAGCGATCAACCTTTCCACGGATAATTTAGCTCAGACCGTCACAGACCTGGAGTTGGTAGGAGATGACCTCTACGTAGGAACGCTCAATGGAGCCTACAAATATAACCTGAACACCAAGGGAATTCGTATTTACAACATTACAACTGGACTTCCCCACAATGCCATCGGAGCATTTTATTTATCCAGCTCTGGCGAATTATATATCGGCACAAACAGTGCTTATATATCAAAGATTGTAGATGATGAAATCACCAACCTTCCAATATATGACGGACAGCAAGTAGTTGAAGTTAACGACATTCATGAAGACGATGAGGGGAATATCTGGTTTTGCTCAAATGGTAACGGATTCTTCAAACTCAACGAAGAAGGAGGATGCGATAACATCACCACACTTGACGGTCTGATCTCAAACTATTGTAATGCAATACGTGTATTGTCTAACGGAAGAATCTGGGTCTCACATAACGAAGGATTGTCTAAATGGAACAACAACGAAAAAACCTGTACAACTTATGACGAGTATTTTGGACTGAATGATCGTTTCCTCAGAGCCTCAGCAAACTTATTCAAGAATGAGTTGTGGCTAGGAACGGAGAATGGCTTAGTTCTTTATGATGAAGACAAAGACTCTCTAAACACTGTTCCTCCGATTACCAGTTTGAAATACATTAACATTAACGACAGCGTTTACGACATTCAAGAGGAGATTCACTTGCCTTACGGCTCTTACAAATTTGGCTTTGGTCTTGCTGGTTTAACCTTGAAGGGTTCAAAAAAAGTCACCTTTCAATTCATGCTCGAAGGGTATGATGATAAATGGTCTAATAAAACCGACAAAAACTCGATCTATTACACTGGGATGTATGACGGTGAGTACATCTTTAAGGTAAAAAGTTTTAATGCTGACGGCACAGAGGGGAATGTGGTAACCATCAAAATTGTAGTAGACAAGCCCTATTGGAAAGAGTGGTGGTTTTATATCTCGTGTTTCACCGTATTAGCATTGGCAGTTTTTGGCGTAATCAAGTACCGTGAGCGTTCATTTATCAGGTACCAGGAAAAGTTGAAGCATGATTTAGCTTTAAGAACACGCGAAGTGGTAGAACAAAAGAATAAAATTGAAGAAATCAATAAGGACCTCACAGACAGTATAAATTATGCACAGCGTATACAGAGTGCCATTCTACCAACAGATCAGTACCTCAATGAATTGTTTCCAAAATCATTTGTATTCTTTAGACCCAGAGATATCGTTTCGGGAGATTTCTATTGGTGTTCGGAAATAGACGGAAAGAAAATACTTATTTGTGCAGACTGTACCGGCCATGGTGTTCCCGGAGGGTTTATGAGTATGATTTCTCACATTCTACTCAGAGAATCCTTGAATCCAGAATCATTGGATAACCCCGCCATGATTCTACGCCAGATTAATGATAGCATTGTAAAGGTTCTGAAACAAACGGATGACCTGGACAGTAACCGAGATGGTATGGATGTAGCCATTATCGTTCTCGATGAAGAAAAGAACATTGTCAAATTTGCTGGTGCCATGCGTCCATTGTATGTTTACCGAAATGGCAATCGAAATATTGTAAAAGGAGATCGCTACTCAATTGGAGGTATTCTTGGCACAAAAAGCTTTGAAACCAAAGAAATTGAAATCAGAAAAGGAGATAAACTCTATATTTTCTCCGATGGATATGCAGACCAATTTGGTGGTCCTTCAAACCACAAAATGAAAATGAAAGTATTTCAAGAATTGCTGGATCAAATCTGTCAACAAGATATGAAAGAACAGAGCAATTCAATTAAAGACTTCTTTTATGAATGGAAAGGAGAGCGTCAACAGATGGATGACGTCCTGGTAATGGGGATTGAAATTTAA
- a CDS encoding PKD domain-containing protein, with translation MRKAKINTYIIVLFLSVCSALNATHHAQAYEVKMVKVGRGSEQVFATDYHYGELYYCSNAKAKKAKHVVNENNSRFLNLYKIDCKSDFTPEKKSSATMLSSQVNSTLNEGPIFFHKQTGEGFFSSNLKTDSTQLSLAIYKTSFEQESDTYTEREIIPLNLGDGNYSNPTISEDGQTMVFSFTGLTDTTSNLYFTKRTEQGWSQPSPIDGLNTLHNETFPRLCGTTLYFASDRPGGKGGLDIYRCLFSNNKTGEITAMPEPINSAADDFLFFSVSGSAGFFSSNRQNGKDRIFRFQRDLPLPSDFIESNIDFCYTLQDEIILDKNRYDYMWELGDGTKKNGAIIEHCYKDTGVYEVSCHLMDNETLEIEEDIIKGSISVFAEYPVISYQQINDEHLEIFLEQKWSRKSFSEHYWIVNDQTIPDQKIQIPLPLSKPIVIKAVLWNSGESNQVIGLRQTINMAE, from the coding sequence ATGCGTAAAGCAAAAATCAATACATATATTATTGTTTTATTCCTGAGTGTTTGTAGTGCTTTGAACGCTACTCACCATGCGCAGGCCTATGAGGTGAAGATGGTTAAGGTTGGACGAGGCTCTGAACAGGTTTTCGCAACTGACTATCACTACGGTGAACTTTATTACTGCAGCAATGCTAAAGCAAAAAAAGCTAAACATGTAGTAAATGAAAACAACTCTCGCTTTCTTAACTTGTACAAAATTGACTGTAAAAGTGACTTCACTCCTGAAAAAAAGTCCAGCGCAACTATGCTTTCCTCCCAAGTAAACTCTACTTTGAATGAGGGACCTATTTTTTTTCATAAGCAAACCGGAGAAGGTTTTTTTAGTTCTAATTTAAAAACTGACAGCACCCAGCTCTCTTTGGCAATTTACAAAACATCTTTTGAACAAGAATCTGACACATATACTGAACGAGAAATAATACCGCTAAACTTAGGTGATGGGAACTATTCAAACCCTACGATCAGTGAAGATGGTCAAACCATGGTCTTTTCATTTACTGGACTAACCGACACAACATCAAACTTATATTTCACAAAACGTACTGAACAGGGATGGTCTCAACCCAGCCCAATTGATGGATTAAACACACTCCATAACGAAACGTTTCCAAGATTATGTGGCACTACCTTATATTTTGCCAGTGATCGTCCTGGGGGAAAAGGAGGGTTGGATATTTATCGTTGTTTATTTTCAAACAATAAAACTGGAGAAATAACCGCGATGCCAGAACCGATAAACTCCGCAGCAGACGATTTTCTATTTTTTAGTGTTTCTGGCTCAGCAGGTTTTTTCTCGTCAAATAGACAGAACGGCAAAGACCGAATCTTCCGCTTTCAAAGAGACCTTCCTTTACCTAGTGATTTTATAGAGAGTAACATCGATTTTTGCTATACCCTTCAGGATGAGATTATACTCGATAAAAACCGATACGATTACATGTGGGAGTTGGGGGACGGCACCAAGAAAAACGGTGCTATAATAGAACATTGCTACAAAGACACTGGCGTTTACGAGGTTTCATGTCACTTAATGGATAATGAAACGCTTGAAATTGAAGAAGACATTATTAAAGGGTCAATTAGTGTTTTTGCTGAATACCCCGTCATTTCTTACCAACAAATTAACGATGAACATCTCGAAATTTTTCTCGAGCAAAAATGGTCCAGAAAATCCTTCTCAGAACACTACTGGATTGTGAATGATCAAACCATTCCCGATCAAAAAATACAAATTCCATTGCCTCTCTCGAAACCAATTGTCATAAAAGCCGTTCTATGGAACTCAGGAGAGAGTAATCAAGTAATTGGACTTAGACAAACAATAAACATGGCAGAATGA
- a CDS encoding DUF4197 domain-containing protein: protein MKKIILSIAVASSLVMTSCDVLTEVADTAIGATTNGSGTAAPSLTNDEVIAGLKEALTVGIKNGAGMASKMDGFLKNSEIRLPFPPDAQKVKEKAIDLGLQNKVDEFETTLNRAAEEACKEAAPIFVDAIKNMSIADGFSILKGEDNAATNYLKDKTTASLKTAFAPKVQAAIDKVQLTKYWEPLTKAYNTSTMFSGKEEVNTDLNEYVTDRAISGLFLLVEKEEKKIRKDPVARVTDILQKVFSTLD, encoded by the coding sequence ATGAAAAAAATAATTCTCTCTATAGCGGTTGCGAGTTCATTGGTGATGACCAGTTGTGATGTGTTAACAGAGGTTGCGGATACAGCGATTGGTGCTACTACAAATGGCTCTGGAACTGCTGCACCTTCTTTAACGAATGATGAGGTAATTGCAGGTCTTAAAGAAGCTTTAACAGTGGGGATCAAAAATGGAGCTGGAATGGCTTCAAAGATGGATGGATTTCTAAAAAATTCAGAAATTCGACTACCTTTCCCGCCAGATGCTCAAAAAGTAAAGGAAAAAGCAATTGATCTTGGGCTCCAGAATAAGGTAGATGAATTTGAAACTACGCTTAACAGAGCTGCAGAAGAAGCTTGTAAGGAGGCTGCACCGATTTTTGTGGATGCGATCAAAAATATGTCTATTGCCGATGGCTTTTCTATTTTGAAAGGTGAGGATAATGCAGCAACGAATTACCTAAAAGATAAAACGACAGCAAGCCTGAAGACTGCGTTTGCGCCAAAAGTTCAGGCTGCTATTGATAAGGTGCAACTGACTAAATACTGGGAGCCGCTTACTAAGGCATATAATACCTCAACCATGTTCTCAGGAAAAGAGGAAGTGAATACCGACCTCAATGAGTATGTAACAGACAGAGCGATCAGTGGATTGTTTTTATTAGTTGAAAAAGAAGAGAAAAAGATTAGAAAGGATCCTGTAGCCAGAGTTACGGACATCCTTCAAAAGGTGTTTAGTACGTTGGATTAA
- a CDS encoding nucleoside phosphorylase → MIRTEVRHSQPIAPSELIITPEGAIYHLNLRPEQIAKNVIVVGDQYRVERISSHFDKVDHKVSKREFVTHTGWYKGKHITALSTGIGCDNVDIVINELDALANIDLNSRLPKDSHTSLNIVRLGTSGALQEDIPVDSFVASTHGLGFDGLMGFYDARFEEDEIELLQSFKQQVDWPADCNPPYIVKASEDLLSRIGNDMYQGITATANGFYGPQGRSLRLKPKVDDLNERLNKFEHNGHRITNFEMETSALYSLSSMLGHHAVTVCAIIANRFAKTYSKDYHIPVDELIVKVLDRI, encoded by the coding sequence ATGATAAGAACAGAAGTTAGGCATTCACAGCCCATAGCACCGTCTGAATTGATTATAACCCCAGAGGGGGCGATCTATCACCTTAACCTACGTCCTGAACAGATCGCTAAAAATGTTATTGTGGTGGGAGATCAATACCGTGTTGAAAGAATATCTAGTCATTTCGATAAGGTAGATCATAAAGTTAGTAAGCGGGAATTTGTTACCCATACTGGTTGGTACAAAGGGAAACATATTACGGCCCTGTCTACGGGAATAGGTTGCGACAATGTGGACATTGTCATCAATGAACTTGATGCGCTTGCTAATATTGACCTTAACTCAAGATTACCTAAAGATAGCCATACCTCATTGAATATTGTTCGTTTAGGTACTAGTGGGGCTCTTCAAGAGGATATTCCCGTTGATTCTTTTGTGGCTTCTACTCATGGTCTTGGGTTTGATGGTTTAATGGGTTTTTATGATGCTCGTTTTGAAGAGGATGAAATCGAGTTGTTGCAATCGTTTAAACAACAAGTGGACTGGCCAGCGGATTGTAACCCTCCTTATATCGTCAAAGCAAGTGAAGATTTGTTGAGTAGAATAGGGAATGATATGTATCAAGGAATTACCGCCACGGCAAACGGATTTTACGGTCCACAGGGGAGGTCATTAAGGTTGAAGCCAAAAGTTGATGATCTCAATGAAAGACTGAACAAATTTGAGCACAATGGTCATCGCATTACCAACTTTGAAATGGAGACTTCTGCGTTGTATAGTTTGTCATCCATGCTAGGGCATCATGCAGTTACGGTTTGTGCAATTATTGCAAACAGGTTCGCAAAAACCTATAGTAAAGATTATCATATACCGGTGGATGAACTGATCGTAAAAGTGTTAGATCGAATATAA
- a CDS encoding transglutaminase-like domain-containing protein, with the protein MKGNQEIEALINLVDDEDESIYFQVKEKLLSYGTDAVPYLEKAWETLRFGEDFQNRIELIIHEIQFKDVREGLKQWIESGGKDLLKGVLLINKHQYPDLDVMNIRAQILDIAAIIKSSFTENMSDLQKVSTINKGLYGHFGFRGDNDTYYSPKNSILSDVLERKKGNPLLLSILYIEVARILELNVVGINLPRHFVVALKKDEQISYYLSPFNRGTVLTLEDLHTYLKKLNLPIENQFLGECSNLDIIKRVLLNLINSYMKEKNKEKQEEVSSLYELFT; encoded by the coding sequence TTGAAGGGAAATCAAGAAATAGAAGCGCTCATCAATTTAGTGGATGATGAGGATGAGAGTATATATTTTCAGGTAAAGGAGAAGTTACTGAGCTACGGCACAGATGCGGTTCCTTATCTGGAAAAAGCTTGGGAGACGTTAAGGTTTGGAGAAGACTTTCAGAACCGAATTGAGCTGATTATTCACGAAATTCAATTCAAAGATGTACGAGAAGGTTTAAAACAGTGGATTGAAAGCGGAGGGAAGGATTTACTCAAAGGAGTGCTCTTAATCAATAAACATCAGTACCCGGATTTGGATGTGATGAATATTAGAGCCCAGATCTTGGATATAGCCGCAATCATTAAGTCTTCTTTCACAGAGAATATGAGTGATCTTCAGAAGGTTTCAACTATTAATAAAGGACTATACGGTCATTTTGGGTTTAGAGGAGATAACGATACGTATTACTCGCCTAAAAACTCAATTCTAAGTGACGTGCTGGAAAGGAAAAAGGGGAATCCCTTATTGCTTTCCATACTATATATAGAGGTAGCCAGAATACTCGAACTGAATGTGGTTGGGATAAATTTACCCCGACACTTTGTGGTCGCCTTGAAAAAAGATGAACAGATCAGTTACTACCTCTCTCCGTTTAATAGAGGAACAGTCCTAACTTTAGAGGATTTGCATACTTACCTTAAAAAATTGAACTTGCCTATAGAGAATCAGTTTCTGGGCGAGTGTAGTAACTTGGACATTATTAAACGTGTTCTGCTCAATCTGATCAATAGTTACATGAAGGAAAAAAACAAGGAAAAGCAGGAAGAAGTGAGTAGTTTGTACGAATTATTCACGTAG
- a CDS encoding SiaB family protein kinase, with protein MKTSPNSTLEICQERFDKLVSLHVDGSGGSIYTSHVGEFTQDYVNSISAELEERMFEDGEKKGVVKKVFSIIVEGLQNVRIHGEEDSEGNQSSFFLIIRDDESFTIYLGNLIPSKIEKDIQKRVDTVNSLERAELKELYMNVLTNGVISSKGGAGLGYITMSMKSGNPLGCNFEKVTDELSLYDLKITVNRA; from the coding sequence ATGAAAACCTCGCCAAATAGCACCCTGGAAATTTGTCAGGAAAGGTTTGACAAACTTGTCTCATTACACGTTGATGGGAGTGGTGGGAGTATCTATACTTCTCATGTTGGTGAATTCACCCAAGACTATGTAAATTCTATTTCTGCTGAACTCGAAGAAAGAATGTTTGAGGATGGAGAGAAGAAAGGGGTTGTTAAAAAGGTTTTCAGTATAATAGTTGAAGGTCTTCAGAATGTGAGGATCCATGGTGAAGAGGATAGTGAAGGGAATCAGTCGTCCTTCTTTTTAATTATCCGGGATGATGAATCATTTACCATCTATTTGGGGAATTTAATTCCTTCCAAAATTGAAAAAGATATCCAGAAACGGGTAGATACCGTGAATAGTCTTGAAAGAGCAGAGCTGAAAGAACTCTATATGAATGTATTGACCAATGGGGTGATTAGCAGCAAAGGCGGAGCAGGATTGGGTTATATCACGATGTCAATGAAGTCTGGCAATCCACTTGGATGTAATTTCGAGAAAGTGACTGATGAATTAAGTTTGTATGACCTTAAAATCACAGTGAATAGAGCGTGA
- a CDS encoding DUF1987 domain-containing protein: MERNKTKNTPEIKASLTGNKGVIEIVGNSFPENAKSFYADLVDWLKSNEETLKEVEFNSDFHYMASSSLICFLDVLRTAIQIAGDENCTLNWKYEEDDDDILKVGQNFSKILSLKINLIPY; encoded by the coding sequence TTGGAGAGAAATAAGACGAAAAACACACCTGAAATAAAAGCTAGTTTAACGGGTAACAAAGGCGTGATCGAAATCGTAGGAAACTCGTTTCCAGAGAATGCTAAAAGCTTCTATGCAGATTTGGTTGATTGGCTGAAGTCGAATGAGGAAACGTTGAAAGAAGTGGAGTTCAACAGTGACTTTCATTACATGGCAAGTTCTTCCTTGATCTGTTTTTTAGATGTCTTAAGAACAGCAATACAGATTGCAGGAGATGAGAATTGCACATTGAATTGGAAGTACGAAGAGGATGATGATGATATACTAAAAGTAGGGCAAAACTTCAGTAAAATCCTGTCGCTTAAGATTAACTTGATCCCTTACTAA